The Terriglobales bacterium genome includes the window AGCCTGATGAAGGTCAACGTAGAGCTTTTCTAGATTGGGATAGAGCTGATCGAAGTCGGTGGATGAGACTGGTGGATTGGCCGAAAACGCCGTTGGGTTACTTAGTGAAACGGCTAGCAGAAGAGCGCGCAAACGCATTAGTTGGAATCTCCCGGAGGGTGAGTATACGGGACGAAGAGGTGTGAGGCGGCGTTTAGCGTGAGTCAGTCAAATGTGGACAAGGTGAAGGAATATGTAAGTGATCAGGAGAAGCACCACCAAAGGGTGTTGTTCGCAGAAGAATGGAATGCCCCGTTGAAGAAGCACGTGAGATCGTTAAGTCGCGCGGCGTAGCATGTGCCGCACTACGAGGTTCCGGAAATGAGGATGTCATGCCTTTAACAGAAGTAACACTAATTACCGAGGCCAGCCTTGCGATCAGATTGCCTTGGGTAAAGCTCAATTACGTTGGTTCGAGGCTCCGACGGATCGGCAGCAACCTCAAATCGGTAATTTCCCAGCGTGATCAATTCAGGCCTTTGAGTAATAAGCGTTGCAGAGTCAGAACGGGAATTCGTCTCTTCATTATCGGTAGGAAAAACTTTCAATGCGAAATACGCCATGAGTAGGAAGCCGGAGAATATCCAAGCCAACTGCAACCAGAAGAGAGCGTCGACTACTCTTTCCCACAAGCTAGGATGCAATCGCGCACCTCTCTAAAAACGAGCGGAGATGATCAGGCCATCATCTCCGCCCATGTCGCCGAGGGACGACCAGGAGAGACTTTACGGAAACTTGATATTTTCGCCCCTAGAGCGTTCTTGGTTTCACCGCAGCAACCTGCGCTATCGGCCCAACCAACAAAGTCACTTCTAATAGACCACTTCGGCGCAGGAATTGACCTTAAGACGTGCAGTTCCGGTGTAAAGAAAGGTAAATCGGCAGGTTTTGGACGGCGGAAACGTGACACAATTCTGCTATCGCTCGTATTAGATTGAGATGTTGGAAAAGATCCTGATTATCGACGATGACGCCGAACTCTGCGAAATGCTGTCGGAGTATCTGCGAAAAGAAGGTTTTGAAGTCGAGACCGTTCAGCACGGCGGGAGAGGTCTGGAGCGGGCGCGCGAAGGCGGTCACCATATAATCGTCCTCGACGTGATGCTTCCTGGGATGAACGGATTCGATCTGCTGCGCGAGTTACGCACCTCCTCTGATATTCCAGTATTGCTTCTGACTGCACGTGGCGATGAACTTGATCGTATCGTCGGCCTCGAAATAGGAGCCGATGACTATCTTTCCAAGCCGTTCAATGCACGAGAGTTGCTCGCGCGTATCCGAGCGATTGGGCGGCGTAACGCGAGGGAGCAGCGTGCAAGCAGCATGCCCAAGCAGCCTGTGCAGGTAGGTGATGTGGACCTTGATCCGGGATCACGGACCATCACCCTCAATGGGAAGATTCTAGAAACGACAACGGTCGAGTTCAATTTGCTCGAAGTTCTGCTACGATCTGCCGGCAACGTCGTAAGCCGGGACGAGATTGCCTCTGTGGTACTCGGACGGGAACTTAGCCCGTTTGACCGGAGCATCGACGTACACATCAGCAAGCTTCGTAAGAAGCTGGGGAGTCTGCCGAGCGGGCGGGAACGCATTAAGACGATTCGCAATACCGGTTATATGTACGTTTCAACCGTGAACTCGCCAGTACGAGAGAAGCAGCTTAGGTAACATGCGCAGCCTTTTCTTCAAGATTTTTGCCTTCTTCTGGCTTTCCACGGCTCTCATTGTGGGTGTGTTCGTCGCCACGGCGAATCGCCCGACGGAGGACGAGATCCGAACTGCGGTTCACAGGGGACTCACTCCGGCCATCCTTACGAATGCCGAGATTCTGATCCACTCTTACGAGAGCGGTGGCTGCCAGGCAGTTCTGGAAAGCAAGAAGTCGGTTGAGCCGGGACGAATGCCACTCGATCTTTTGGATGGCAACGCAAATTTTCTTTGCGAGAACAAGCGCCGCAAGATGAATTTGGGAACTCTGCCCGTCCCAGGAGGTGTTGAGTTCCGCACCATCGACAACCAGCGCTTTGGGGTGACCGGCCTGCTACACGGCCAGTCTGCTAGTTATCTCGCGATTCTTGAATTGCGCCGCATCGAACTTCCTCTGGTTCGAGGAAATCTTTTCAAACGATTAAGTCTCTCGCTCATCATCTCCGGTTTGATTTGTGCTTTACTCGCGCGTTACCTAACACGGCCCATCACGCGCCTGCGAACTGCCGCCCAAAAGATTGCTGCGGGGGATCTCAAGGCTCGCGCGGGCACGAGCTCCATTCAGCTCGATGAAGTGGGACAGTTGGTCCAGGACTTTGACCTGATGGCTGAGCGACTTGAAGTTCTGATTGGCGCGCAGCAGCGCCTAATCAGTGACGTCTCTCACGAGCTGCGATCGCCTCTCACGCGGCTAAAGCTGGCTCTAGACCTTGCTCGCAGCGACTCCGGAATAGAGCACTCCCCCGCGCTCGATCGAATTGAACGCGAAGCAGAAAGACTCAGCGGTCTGGTGGGCATGTTACTCACGCTCTCGCGACTGGAATCAGGCGACTCGGTGCCGACGAGCACCATGGTTCACATTCCCGATCTATTGGCAGAGATCGCCGCGGATGTTGAGATTGAGGCGCTGTCGCGAGGATGTTCAGTCACGCTGGACCGGATGCAGGAATGCTGGATCGAAGGAGATCAAGAATTACTGCGCAGTGCCTTTGAAAACGTGGTCCGGAACGCGATCCGTTATACCGAGCCTGGTACGGCCGTTCAGATCAGTATCAAATGTGAAACTAGCGATGTGAGGATTCTTGTCCGTGACCACGGACCTGGAGTGCCTGAATCCGAACTGGACAACGTATTCAAGCCCTTTTATCGAGTGGATACTTCGCGTGAGCGTCGAACCGGTGGCGCGGGACTTGGTCTCGCGATTGCAGAGCGGGCGATAAAACTTCACAACGGCAAAATTGGCGCCGGCAATCTCAAAGAGGGCGGATTCCAGATCGAAATCTCTCTCCCGATGGCCGTGGTAACCGTCTAATCTGGGCTCGTGATTTATCATGCGAGCCCATGAAAATTCTTGCCCGGTCTATCGGTCTCCTGTGCCTTCTGGGTTGTACTTGTGTTGCGCAAACTTCTGCCTCTGCACAGCAAGCTCCACCCCAGACAACTGATCCTGATCTCGAACGGCTCGTCTCTCAACTTCAGCGTGCGAACCTAGCCCTCAACGACTGGCCGAATCTCGGCCGCTATCGTGATGCAAACGCTAACACCCCACAGCCCGCACCCGGCGAGAACCGAGTTGTGTTCATGGGTGATTCCATTACAGATGGTTGGGGCAAAGGTAAGGCCCAATTCTTTCCCGGAAAACCTTACATCAATCGCGGCATAAGCGGTCAAACAACGCCGCAAATGTTGGTCCGCTTTCGGCCCGATGTGATCAGTCTCAAACCCAAATTGGTAGTGACGCTGGCCGGCACCAATGACATTGCCGGTAACACGGGTCCAGAGACATTGCAAAATATTGAGGACAATCTCATCTCAATGTCCGAGTTGGCGAGAGCGAATGGCATCCGCGTCGTCATTGCGTCGGTAATGCCCGTTTGTGATTCACTCAAGGCTCAGAGCGGGCGGCGACCTCCGCCGCAAATCGTCGCTCTCAATGAATGGATCAAGAACTACACGGCTAAAAACGGATTTGGCTATCTCGACTACTACTCGGCGATGGTCGATGGCTCAGGCATGCTGAAGAAGGAACTCACATACGACTGTTTACATCCGAATGACTCCGGTTACGCAGTAATGCAGCCGCTAGCGGAGCAGGCGATCGCGGACGCCTTCAAGAAATAGACCAATGTCCGACGACTCATCCGTTGCGGCAACGCAGAACTTGGCCGATCGCGCTAACCAGCGCAATGCGCTCATTGCAGGATTTCTTGGCTGGACGTTGGACGCCTTCGACTTCTTCGTTCTCACGTATGTGTTGAACGACGTTGCTCGTGACTTCCATCGTACCCGGCCTGACATCGCGCTAACGCTGACTGCCAGCCTCGCCATGAGACCCGTGGGCGCGCTGATCTTTGGATTGCTCGCCGACCGCTACGGAAGACGATTGCCGCTGATGCTGGACGTTATCTTCTACTCCATCATTGAGGTTCTCTCCGGTTTTGCGACTAGTTACAACGTTTTCCTGCTCCTGCGATTGCTGTACGGCATCGGCATGGGAGGTGAGTGGGGAGTGGGAGCATCTCTCACACTTGAGTCAGTTCCCGCGCGCTGGCGCGGTCTAGTTTCAGGACTTCTGCAGGAAGGTTATGCGCTCGGCAACATACTCGCCGCCGTTGCTTATTTCACGATCTTCCCCCGGTTTGGATGGAGAGCACTTTTCTTTGTCGGCGGCCTGCCTGCGCTGCTATCGCTCTTTATTCGTGCCAAAGTGAAAGAATCGGAGGCGTGGCATTCAACGCGTACCGACTGGCAGACATATTGGACTGTCGTTCGACACAATTGGCGTCGCTTCTTGTATCTCGTGCTGCTGATGACCATGATGAGCTTCATGTCACACGGCACTCAGGACCTGTATCCGACATTTCTGAGTGTGCAACGCGGATATGCACCCCGTGCAGTTGCGGTAATCAGCATCATCGCAATGATCGGAGCTATCTGCGGTGGACTGGCATTCGGGGCTTATTCCGATCGCAAGGGTCGCAGGCGAGCCATGATCACCGCCGCGCTGCTCGGCTTGGCCGCAATCCCACTTTGGATCCTCTCGCCGACCACGGCACTGCTGATCGCCGGTGGATTTACGATGCAGTTCATGGTGCAAGGAGCATGGGGAGTGATTCCAGCGCACATCAACGAACTTTCACCAGGCGGGCTCCGCGGATTCTTTCCGGGATTCGCCTACCAGCTTGGAGTGCTCTGCGCATCGACGATCAGCTACATCGAGCCTGTGCTCGGAGAGCGATTTTCTTACACGCAGTCAATGGGGATTCTTGCCGCGGCATTCCTTAGCTTGGCTGCGCTCGTGATCTATCTCGGACCCGAGGCCAAAGGCGTGCACTTCGGTGCTCCGCAGAGCATACCTTAGTGTTGTCTGTTTAGTGGCGAGGTTATGGTTAGCAATTGATTCGATACGCCAGAATCGAGAGACTTGATGCGTGTCAACCGTCACGTCGTCACTCCAAACTCAGCGCATGACCAACTCAATTCGAACTCAGCGCTGGGCCATCTTCTTCGTCGGCTTTCTCCTTCGATTCGGATTCGTGTTATGGCGAAAGACCTATGTCCAATTACCGGGGCGACCCTATCCATTTGCTCTGGAAATATCGAGTATCGCCGCCCACCTGGCGCGAGGGCTGGGGTTCAGTTCGCCCTTTCTCATCGACACTGGGCCAACGGCTTGGGTTGCTCCGGTATATCCAATCCTGGTTGCAGCAGTCTTCAAGATCTTTGGCGTTTATTCAAACAGATCGGCGCTGGTGATTCTTGGATTGCAATGCATTATGGCAGCTGCTACCGGAATTGCCATATACGCACTGGGTAGGCGTACGTTCGGCGAGAAGATCGGAATCTGGGCTGCATGGATCTGGACGGTGAGCCCCATCTTCTTCAGATGGCCCACCTCGTGGATTTGGGATTTCGCGGCCAGCGGCCTGCTATTAACAACGACTCTGGTTCTAACCCTCGATGTCGCTGAGAAGGGAGAACGACAGCTTTGGCTTCAATTAGGTGGGTTATGGGGACTTACAGCTCTCACAAATCCCGCGTTGCTCAGCATTCTCCCCTTCAGCTTTCTCTACGCGATGCTGGCGAGCGATTACGATCGAGGTAAGCGGATTAGAAATGCTGCAATCTCAATGATCGTATGTCTGATGATCATCTCTCCATGGGCGATCAGGAATATGAAGGTGTTTGGTCATCCCATTGTTCTTCGTAGCAACTTTTGGTTTGAGTTTCATCTCGGGAACTACCATTATTCGAATGGAATGGGCTATGCCGGACTTCATCCTGGAGGGAACCCTCGGGAATTACGGAAATATGCTGAACTCGGTGAACAGGGCTACATTCAATCAGCCAAGAATGCAGCACTCAGCTTTGTTCGGAGTTACCCACGCGAGTTCATCGATCTCAGCCTTGATCGCACTCTTTGGTTTTGGGATGGTACTCCACTCCTCTATCAGGGAGAGGAATGGTGGCGACCGTGGAAATTCTGGCCTTTGTCTATTACCGCATGGGCAGGGATGATCTTTCTGCTCACTCGCAGACCCCGAGGCTGGCTACTCTATGCCGCATGCCTTGTGGCCTATCCGCTTCCCTATTATCTCGTTTACCCGATAGCGAAATACCGTTATGCGATTGAACCGGAGATGCTCTTGCTCTCGGTCTATTTGGCGAGTGTGCTCTGGTCGGAGTTTAGAATCCTTCGTCCGTCTGCGCAAAGGGAGGCTTAGAACGCGTGGACTATCTGATCGATTTCCCCATCAATAGACCATCTAGCTGCCCCGGATAATATCTCCGCAGTGTCTTCCAAACCGAGTAACCGTGCTTCTTATAGAAAGCGAGAGCCGGGCCATTGTTCACTGCTACCTCGAGAAATACTGAGCTACACCCCACGGACGCAAACTTTGCTTCAAGCGCCTTCATCAAATCCGATCCCAGACCGGCGCGACGAGCAGATGAATCTACGTCGAGAGTGATGACATGCCCGAACCCACGAGCTTCAGGATGGCCAAGGATGAATCCACATAGCCGTTTTTGTTCCCACGCTACCAGGCAGATAGCGGATTTGTGGCGCATGTAGTACGCAAGTTCCTGTCGCGAGTAAGCGATTTCCGGTGAAAAGCATTGTTGATCCAAAGCCCACAATTGCTCGAAATCTTCCGGACAGCAATTGCGCAACTCAGTCATCAAGAACTATTCGGGCTTTCCTTTTTGTATGAAAGGCAGTTTCTTCCAATCAGCAACGACGACATGCCCGTCATTGCGAAGCACATAGACCGCACCAGTGGGATCGTGCGGTATCGAATGGAGCAATCCGGAAGCGATTAGTTCTCTCCAGGACGACGGATGGTGCCCCGTGCGGCCGGCAAATTCTGAGACTACGGATTCCAGTTGGGGAATCTCCTGATCGACAACCAGAGACGCAAGATGAAGCTCAGCGTTTCTCTTGAGACCTTTGTCGGTCGATTCGTTGTAGATGTTTTGCCACATGTAACGTGCTGTCTCCAAACTGCCAGCTTCCGTGAGCATCTTCGCCGCCATCAGCTTTAGCCACGGGCGGGCGCCTGGGACCCTGGATCCTTCCTCGAACGTTTTGGCCGCCCCAAGATAGTCGTGCTGCCCGAGGTACTGTATGAATCCTAAAGTGAAATACAGATGCCACTCGTCGGGGTTGTTGCGAATACCTTTCCTGATGAGTGCTATAGCAGCGGCGTCGTCACCAGCGCCACTAGGCGGCGGTTGATCCAGAAATGTGGATCCCCACTCGTAAGCAACCACGAGATTAGGATCCAGAGTGGTCGTAATATCCAGTAAAGGTGCCAGCGCCTTGTATTCTGTCGAATCGCGCTGGTGTTGCCTGCCAAAGTACTGCACCACACGCATCCAGTAAATGTCGGCGAGCAGCCCTGAATAGCCAAGGCTGGCGCGTTTCACGAACTCCGGAGAGGACATAAACAAGACGTCTTCCATCGGCGAGAAGGGAAAAGCGTGCGCGATTCTGCCCACCAGAATGAAACTGGCTGTGATCGAAACGACGAGCACGGCCACAACCAGCATTGTCGAGCGGCGACTCATTTCAGATCCCGACGCGAAAAAATCAGTACAGCGCCGCTGATCGTCGCCGCGGCATACAGAGCCGTATACAGGGTGTTGTAACCAACAAGGCTTGCCGGTATGAGTTGATCGTGCGATACCCGTGTGATCACATTCAGCGAGGCAAGGTTAGGAACTACATAGGACGCAGCCCTCGCCAGCCAACGTTCGGGTCCATGGCCCATCGCAGCAAAGGCCCGAAGGTCTCCCGCGAAGGTACCCGCAACAAACATCGACAGAGCAAAAAGTGCCGAGAGCAATGGGGAAGAGAAAGACGAGAAAAACAATGCGAGCCCGATGATCACGACGAATTGCAGGAAAAGAAAGTAAATGGCGATGAGGATGTTGGCGTCAGCGCGACTAAAGCTTCGCGTCATTAGCAGTAATGCCAAATAGAAGCCGGTCGTCATCGCGGCAGTGTTGACGAGTAGAGTCCCGGCCAAGCCACAATACTTTCCAAAAATGAACTCGCCGCGTCCAACCGGACGAGAGAGCACCGGATACAGAGTGCGTCTTTCAATTTCTTTTGAAACGAGACTAATACCAACGAAGATCGAGATTACAATCCCGAAAATCGAAATCGCGCTCAGACTTAGATTGATAAGCAGCACGCGCTGAACGCCAATCGAGATCTCTCCCAATAATGGCGACATGGCCACGAGCAGCAAAGCAAAGAAAACCAGGTTGTAAAGCACCCGATCGCGTACCGCTTCCCTGAAGGTATTGAAGGCAATGGCTCGTATGCGGCTTGTCATCGCGGCACCTCAGCCGGCTCACCGAGCTTCTGCAGGAAATACTCTTCAAGAGATCCACCCACTGGATTCACGGAGATCAGCCTTGCAGACTGATTCTTGAGGGTCTCCAGAGCGGGCTGCAGTTGATCCTCGCTTACAGTTGAGCGTGCAACGTCTCCCGCTACGTGAGTCTCGTTCCCAAAGATCCGCATCGCAGGTATCGCCGACGTACCCTGCCAGACCACCTCGAACCGGCTACGATTCTTGGCTACAAGGTCAGGCACGACGCCAACACCGCGAAGTTCCCCCTTGTTTAGCACGGCAACCCGGTGACAGAGAGCTTCTGCGTCGGCCAAAATATGAGTGGAAAAAAAGACAGTCTTGCCTTCTCGGTTTAGCGACTGGATGAAATCTCGCATTTCCCGCCGCCCCAGCGGATCGAGTCCTGACATAGGCTCATCGAGAAACACCACTTCGGGCTCATGCAGTACTGCTTGGGCAATCCCAACGCGTTGTAGCATTCCTTTGGAGAACTTGCGTAGTTGGGTGCGCGCCTGCTCGGCCAGTCCCACTCGTTCCAAGAGTTTGGGAATCCGTGATTGCCGATCGGAAGCCGAAACACCCGAAAGCGTTCCATAGTAGTCGAGCAATTCGAGGGGAGTGAGATAATCGTAGAAGTACGGCTGCTCTGGAAGAAATCCAATCCTGGCCCGAACGGCAGGATCGCGCCACGGTTGGTTCAGGATTCGTGCTGTGCCGGCGGTCGGGAAAATCAGGCCCATCAAAAGCTTTAACGTCGTTGTCTTACCCGCACCGTTCGGTCCAAGAAAGCCGAAGACTTCCCCTTGTGGTATCTCAAGATGCAAACTCTTGAGGCCAACCTTCTGCTTCTTATGCCAAAACCCGACTTTGTAGATCTTTTCTAATCCAAGAATCTCGACGGCC containing:
- a CDS encoding response regulator transcription factor, with the translated sequence MLEKILIIDDDAELCEMLSEYLRKEGFEVETVQHGGRGLERAREGGHHIIVLDVMLPGMNGFDLLRELRTSSDIPVLLLTARGDELDRIVGLEIGADDYLSKPFNARELLARIRAIGRRNAREQRASSMPKQPVQVGDVDLDPGSRTITLNGKILETTTVEFNLLEVLLRSAGNVVSRDEIASVVLGRELSPFDRSIDVHISKLRKKLGSLPSGRERIKTIRNTGYMYVSTVNSPVREKQLR
- a CDS encoding ATP-binding protein produces the protein MRSLFFKIFAFFWLSTALIVGVFVATANRPTEDEIRTAVHRGLTPAILTNAEILIHSYESGGCQAVLESKKSVEPGRMPLDLLDGNANFLCENKRRKMNLGTLPVPGGVEFRTIDNQRFGVTGLLHGQSASYLAILELRRIELPLVRGNLFKRLSLSLIISGLICALLARYLTRPITRLRTAAQKIAAGDLKARAGTSSIQLDEVGQLVQDFDLMAERLEVLIGAQQRLISDVSHELRSPLTRLKLALDLARSDSGIEHSPALDRIEREAERLSGLVGMLLTLSRLESGDSVPTSTMVHIPDLLAEIAADVEIEALSRGCSVTLDRMQECWIEGDQELLRSAFENVVRNAIRYTEPGTAVQISIKCETSDVRILVRDHGPGVPESELDNVFKPFYRVDTSRERRTGGAGLGLAIAERAIKLHNGKIGAGNLKEGGFQIEISLPMAVVTV
- a CDS encoding SGNH/GDSL hydrolase family protein, coding for MKILARSIGLLCLLGCTCVAQTSASAQQAPPQTTDPDLERLVSQLQRANLALNDWPNLGRYRDANANTPQPAPGENRVVFMGDSITDGWGKGKAQFFPGKPYINRGISGQTTPQMLVRFRPDVISLKPKLVVTLAGTNDIAGNTGPETLQNIEDNLISMSELARANGIRVVIASVMPVCDSLKAQSGRRPPPQIVALNEWIKNYTAKNGFGYLDYYSAMVDGSGMLKKELTYDCLHPNDSGYAVMQPLAEQAIADAFKK
- a CDS encoding MFS transporter encodes the protein MSDDSSVAATQNLADRANQRNALIAGFLGWTLDAFDFFVLTYVLNDVARDFHRTRPDIALTLTASLAMRPVGALIFGLLADRYGRRLPLMLDVIFYSIIEVLSGFATSYNVFLLLRLLYGIGMGGEWGVGASLTLESVPARWRGLVSGLLQEGYALGNILAAVAYFTIFPRFGWRALFFVGGLPALLSLFIRAKVKESEAWHSTRTDWQTYWTVVRHNWRRFLYLVLLMTMMSFMSHGTQDLYPTFLSVQRGYAPRAVAVISIIAMIGAICGGLAFGAYSDRKGRRRAMITAALLGLAAIPLWILSPTTALLIAGGFTMQFMVQGAWGVIPAHINELSPGGLRGFFPGFAYQLGVLCASTISYIEPVLGERFSYTQSMGILAAAFLSLAALVIYLGPEAKGVHFGAPQSIP
- a CDS encoding glycosyltransferase family 39 protein; this translates as MTNSIRTQRWAIFFVGFLLRFGFVLWRKTYVQLPGRPYPFALEISSIAAHLARGLGFSSPFLIDTGPTAWVAPVYPILVAAVFKIFGVYSNRSALVILGLQCIMAAATGIAIYALGRRTFGEKIGIWAAWIWTVSPIFFRWPTSWIWDFAASGLLLTTTLVLTLDVAEKGERQLWLQLGGLWGLTALTNPALLSILPFSFLYAMLASDYDRGKRIRNAAISMIVCLMIISPWAIRNMKVFGHPIVLRSNFWFEFHLGNYHYSNGMGYAGLHPGGNPRELRKYAELGEQGYIQSAKNAALSFVRSYPREFIDLSLDRTLWFWDGTPLLYQGEEWWRPWKFWPLSITAWAGMIFLLTRRPRGWLLYAACLVAYPLPYYLVYPIAKYRYAIEPEMLLLSVYLASVLWSEFRILRPSAQREA
- a CDS encoding N-acetyltransferase, with the protein product MTELRNCCPEDFEQLWALDQQCFSPEIAYSRQELAYYMRHKSAICLVAWEQKRLCGFILGHPEARGFGHVITLDVDSSARRAGLGSDLMKALEAKFASVGCSSVFLEVAVNNGPALAFYKKHGYSVWKTLRRYYPGQLDGLLMGKSIR
- a CDS encoding ABC transporter permease subunit, with amino-acid sequence MTSRIRAIAFNTFREAVRDRVLYNLVFFALLLVAMSPLLGEISIGVQRVLLINLSLSAISIFGIVISIFVGISLVSKEIERRTLYPVLSRPVGRGEFIFGKYCGLAGTLLVNTAAMTTGFYLALLLMTRSFSRADANILIAIYFLFLQFVVIIGLALFFSSFSSPLLSALFALSMFVAGTFAGDLRAFAAMGHGPERWLARAASYVVPNLASLNVITRVSHDQLIPASLVGYNTLYTALYAAATISGAVLIFSRRDLK
- a CDS encoding ABC transporter ATP-binding protein — protein: MLAVEILGLEKIYKVGFWHKKQKVGLKSLHLEIPQGEVFGFLGPNGAGKTTTLKLLMGLIFPTAGTARILNQPWRDPAVRARIGFLPEQPYFYDYLTPLELLDYYGTLSGVSASDRQSRIPKLLERVGLAEQARTQLRKFSKGMLQRVGIAQAVLHEPEVVFLDEPMSGLDPLGRREMRDFIQSLNREGKTVFFSTHILADAEALCHRVAVLNKGELRGVGVVPDLVAKNRSRFEVVWQGTSAIPAMRIFGNETHVAGDVARSTVSEDQLQPALETLKNQSARLISVNPVGGSLEEYFLQKLGEPAEVPR